DNA sequence from the Vicia villosa cultivar HV-30 ecotype Madison, WI linkage group LG3, Vvil1.0, whole genome shotgun sequence genome:
ACCCAAATTTTGATTTTGCTTTCTCTTTTCCACTATCAACAACAACTATATAGCATAGCAATTGAAAGAGGAGTTTGTAGACAAAGAAACAAGATGGTTTTTGTTGCATTATCACAAATTCTTTTTGTGCTCACTTCAACCATACTTGCTATATGTCTTTGCTTGCTCACAACACTAACATATTTTTGGTGGATTTTACCAAACCATAAACTTCAAAACCTTAAGAAATGTGGATTTGATGGACCAACACCAAGTTTTCCATTTGGAAACattaaagaaatgaaaagaaattctttcttttcttcttcgcTTGATATCACTCATAATATTCACTCTACCGTTTCCCCTTACTATTCTTCATGGCAAAAATCTTTTGGTAAGCTAAgaatcatgattttttttttatagtgattgatattgatttttttaaaactcGATATCAGATATTAGCACCGTCTAAACTGGGATCAATTCTACCGTTCATTTGTTATGTATGGACTGGCGAAAGATTGGTTGATATTTATGTTGAATAAtgcatttttgtttgtttgtaggGAAAGTTTTTATATATTGGTTGGGGGTAGAGCCATTTTTATACGTTGCAGATCCTGAATTCTTGAAGAAAATGTCTGGAAAAGTTATGGCCAAGAAATGGGGAAAACCAAGTGTTTTTAGAAAAGATAGAAAATCAATGTTTGGAAATGGTTTGGTGATGGCAGAAGGCAGCATATGGGTACATCATCGACATGTTATAGCCCCAACATTTACTCCAATTAATCTTAAGGTTTAATTATCTCTTTCAATCTTTTCACTctcaaatttcaaatcatcattcAAATAACATcttaaaattttttattatatcatGATGTTAATATTGATATTCTTCAagaatatattaaatgaaaaatttatatatatatatatatatatatatatatatatatatatatatatatatatatatatatatatatatatatatatatatatatatatatatatatatatatatatatatatatatatatatatatatatatataaagtattttaacaaatcttaattaaaaattaattaaatataaattaaaatacatgttacgaaattatttattttaaaaattaagttgGTGTAATTAGGATCTTCTATAGACACTTGCTAAAATATCCTTATTCAATTTTTAGAAATTGGTGTgttaacaaataataattaaaaattcattAAACATTCTAAGGTGTATGATTATTCATTTTGTAAATGATAGCCAGCTATATTTAAAATcatatctatttttatttttcttgaaaatagtttataaattattcaatacacaaataatttttatatacttTGTGATAAATGGATACTTACTATTTTCAGTATTTTTTTTGTTCTCTCTAGACAATGGCAAGCATGATGATTGATTCTACAAAGAAAATGATCAAAAGATGGGATTCCCAAATTAACTCCGGCCACCTTGAACTTGACCTCGAAAGCGAGATTGTAGCAATGGCCGGAGAAATCATAGCAAGAGCAAGCTTTGGAATGGATGATGAAAATGgaaaaatagtttttgataaaCTAAGAACTTTGCAAATGACCCTTTTTAAGACCAATAGATATGTGGGGGTCCCCTTTGGAAAATTCTTTAATTTTAAGAAAACATTAGAAGCCTATAAAATTGGTGAACAAGTTGACAAGCTCTTGTTATCCATAATAGAAAGTAGGATGAATTCAAATGATAAGAAACAACATGAACAAGATTTATTGGGTCATTTGTTGAAAGAAAATAATGAGGTTGATGGACAAATGAACAAGGCTTTAACAAAAAAGGAGTTGGTTGATGAGTGCAAGACATTTTTCTTTGGTGGATATGAGACTacatcactttcaatcacatggACTTTGTTCCTTCTAGCTTTGCATCAAGATTGGCAAAACCAATTGAGAGATGAAATTAAACAAGTTATTGGTAATATTGAAGAACTTGATATCAACTTGCTTTCTGATTTAAAGAAGGTAATTCCTATTCAAAACTTTATGGTTTAAAGATATTTAGATATTTAAAAATTGTCTCCTATACTTATCACCTAAATATCTTCTTATAAAGCAC
Encoded proteins:
- the LOC131657616 gene encoding cytokinin hydroxylase-like, translating into MVFVALSQILFVLTSTILAICLCLLTTLTYFWWILPNHKLQNLKKCGFDGPTPSFPFGNIKEMKRNSFFSSSLDITHNIHSTVSPYYSSWQKSFGKVFIYWLGVEPFLYVADPEFLKKMSGKVMAKKWGKPSVFRKDRKSMFGNGLVMAEGSIWVHHRHVIAPTFTPINLKTMASMMIDSTKKMIKRWDSQINSGHLELDLESEIVAMAGEIIARASFGMDDENGKIVFDKLRTLQMTLFKTNRYVGVPFGKFFNFKKTLEAYKIGEQVDKLLLSIIESRMNSNDKKQHEQDLLGHLLKENNEVDGQMNKALTKKELVDECKTFFFGGYETTSLSITWTLFLLALHQDWQNQLRDEIKQVIGNIEELDINLLSDLKKMKWVMNEALRLYPPSPNVQRQTMEGIQVDNVMVPKGTNIWIDVVAMHHDVTLWGNDANKFKPERFMNDANGECNHKMGYLPFGFGGRACVGRNLTFMEYKIVLTLLLSKFKFKLSPSYYHSPTIMLSLRPSHGLPLIVQSL